Below is a genomic region from Paludisphaera rhizosphaerae.
AACAACCAGGTCGCCAGTTCATACACGGCGTCGGGGTTCATCCCCTCTCGGCGGGCTCGCCAAACCGAAAGCCCCAGCGCCGAGGCGCAGGCGACGGCCATCATCAGGCCGTAAGCGTGGACCCGGAAGCCGAGGACCTCGAACAAGATCGGGTGCATGGCCGCATCCTTTCGGCGGAGTGCCCTCTGACCGGGAGATCGCTCTCTCCAGCAGCGGTCGAAGGCTGGTCCGGGTGCCATGCCCACGTGAGCGTGGGAATGCGATCGGCGACGGGCGAGCATCCGTCCTACACCGGTTCATGGCCGCGCGAGCAAGGCCATGGCACCCTGGCGCGTGAAGAGGATGCCAGTCGACCGAGGTGTGGGCAAGCCCAATCGCCTAGAGCGACGAACGATCGGGTTGCACCAGGAGCGGAGGAGTCAACGGGGACTGGCTCCGCAGCGCAGCGAAGGTGGCTGTCCCCCTTGGCTCCGAAGCGGCCTCGGGGATGCCCGGAGAAAGGGGACAGGCACCCGGCCGCCAAGTCGATGCCAAGAGCCGAGGCTCTCGCGCCGGGAGCCAGTCCCCTTTCTCCTCCGCCGTGTGCAATTCAAGCGGTCGCCGCTCTAGTTGTTCAGAACGGCGAGGGCGGGCGTCTTGATCTTCGCACCGGCCGTCCAGCGGTTGTTCTCACGCCGAATCTCGCGATAGAGCGTGTCGCGTTCGATGGGGTCTCGGCCGGCTTCCTGGATGATGCGGCGGATCTCGGCCGTCGTCATCTCCTGTGGCGTGTCGGCACCGGCCTCGTGGTAGATCTTCTCATGGACGACGGTCCCATCGAGGTCATCGGCCCCGAACGACAGCGCGACCTGCGCCGTCTTGATCCCCAACATGATCCAGTAGGCCTTGATGTGCGGGAAGTTGTCGAGCATCAGGCGGCTGATGGCCATCGTCTTGAGGTCCATCATCCCGGAGGGTCGGGGGATCTCGGACATCTCCGAGTTGTCCGGGTGGAAGGCCAGCGGGATGAATGTCTGGAACCCGCCGGTCTCGTCCTGAAGCTCACGGAGCCGAACCAGGTGGTCGATCCGGTGAACGGGCTTGTCGATATGGCCGTAAAGCATCGTCGCGTTCGAGTGCAGGCCCAGGCGGTGAGCCGTGCGATGCACGTCCAGCCACTGCTCGGTCGTCGCCTTGGCCCCGCAGACCTTCTCGCGAACTTCGGGGTGGAAGATCTCGGCCCCGCCGCCGGGGAGGCTGTTCAGGCCGGCGTCGACCAGCCGCTTGAGGACCTCCTCAGTCGAGACGCGGGTGATCTTGGCGAAGAACTCGATCTCGACGGCCGTGTACGCCTTCACGTGGATCTCGGAGTCGACCTCCTTGATCCAGCGAATGACGTCCATGTAGTAGTCGAGCTTCAGCTTGTGGTGCAGCCCGCCGACGATGTGGATCTCGGTCGCCCCGCGCTCGCTGGCCTGACGTGCGCGTTCCGTGATCTGGTCGCGGTACATGACGTACGCCTTGGGCTCGTCGAGATCAGCCCGGAAGGCGCAGAAGTCGCAGGTGTAGACGCAGACGTTGGTTGGATTGATGTGGGTATTGACGTTGTAGAACGCCAGATTCCCATTCTTCCGCTCGCGGACGAGGTTCGCCAGCGAGCCGATCTCCAGCACGTCGCGCGAAGCTTCCAGCGTCAGCCCGTCCTCGAAGCTCAGCCGCTCGCCGGCCTCCACCTTGTCGCGAATCGTCCTGAGATTAGCGTCGACGGCCATGACAGCTGGGCTCCTCGAAATTGCTGGTCCGCGCCGGGGCTCGCCCAGCCGTGGTTTCTGAGATTTTAGTCGTGCTCGAACAATCCGGCAACGCCTGGACATTCGAAGTGATCGAAGCCTTCAAACGAACAGGTCGAGCATGGTGACCGCGAGCAGCCCCACGCTGATGATGACGTTCACGTGAAAGAAGGCGACATTAACGCGATCCAGGTCGTCGGGACGGACCAGCGAATGCTCGTAGATGAGCAGCAAGGCCGCGGCGACGACGCCGATGTAGTAGATCGCTCCCAGCGGGTACGAGACTCCCAGTCCTACCAGGGCGACCACCATCAGAGCGTGGCAGAGAGCCGCCAACCGCAGAGCGCCCGCAACGCCGAGCCTGGCCGGGACGCTTCGAAGGCCGACGGAGCGATCGTAGTCGGCGTCCTGGCACGAGTAGATCACATCGAAGCCAGAGACCCACCAGAAGACGGCCAGTCCCAACCAGACCGGAGGCCAGGCGATATCCGCTCGAAGGGCGATCCAGGCCGCGATTGGCGCGAGGCTCAATGAAACGCCGAGCCAGAAGTGAGCCAGGCTCGTGAACTGCTTCGTGTATGAATACGCCAGCAGCCAGAGCAGCACGGGAACCGACAGCCGCAACGGCCAGGGGTTCGGCAGAAACAACAGCGTCGAGGCCACGAACGCCGCCGAGCAAACCAGCGTGAACAACGCCACGGCGCTGGGCGTGAGCGCCCCGCGCGGGATGTGCCGACCAGCCGTGCGGGGGTTCTTCGCATCGACGTCTCGATCGACCAGCCGGTTGAACGCCATCGCCGCCGACCGGGCTGTCGCCATGCAGAGCAGGATTCCTAGCCAGGCCCGAGGGCTTCCCTCAAGCCCGTTCGGTCCCCAGGCCGCCAGCACGGCTCCCATGATCGCGAACGGCAGCGCGAAGAGCGTATGGCTGAATCGGACAAGCTCGAAGTAGTCGCGGACGCGACGCAACCCAATCGACATGAACTCACTCTGCCTTTCGACCGCGTCCCGAAGCCTGATCGACCTGAAATACCCGCGTGACGAACCAGTCCCCCAGCGCCGGGAACGCCCAAACCAGTGCTCCCACGGCTCGAAACGGCCAGACCATGCGGCGGAGGACCGATAGACGCCGCTTCGGCCGATCGAGCAGATCCACGACCCGCCGGGCCACCTCCTGCACGTCCGCCGTCATCCACTCCGAGGGCGTCTCGACGACCGGATGAGCACGAGCCCCGTCCGTAGCGAGCTTCTGAAAGGCCTCGGTAAACTCGGTCCGGATCGGCCCCGGCTCGACGAGGCAGACGGTCAGCCCCTCGTTGGACAGTTCCCTGCGAATCGCGTCGTTCCAGTAAGCGAGTCCAGCCTTGGTCGCTCCGTAAACACCGAGAGCGGAGTTGGCCACACAGGTGATCGCCGAACCGATGTTGACGACCATTCCCCGCCGCTCTCGGAGCGAGCCGGCCAGGAATCGCGTCAGGATGATCGGAGCCCGAAAGTTGACGGCGATCTGCCGATCCAGGTCCTGCACGGGTGCGTCAGCGAAGAGCGTCGGCAGGCCGAGTCCTGCGTTGTTCATAAGGACGTCGATCCCGCCGAAGCGAGCCAGCGCCTCGTCGGCGACTCGTCGGCAGCCGTCCGGATCAGCCAGATCAACGGCGATCGTCAGAACCTCAGGAGCCCTCTCCGTCTGCCTCACTTCGTCGGCCAGTTCGTCGAGTCGATCCTTGCGGCGAGCCACAAGCACGAAGGACGACGCCCTGCCGCGGCGGGCGATCTCGCGAACGATCGCCGCCCCGAGCCCGGCTGATGCGCCGGTCACAAGGACGACTCGCTGCGATGTGTCTCCAGGGGATGAGCCGTCCATCGTCAGCCCCCCTCCCCTTCACCCCAGCGCGGGATCAGGTGATTCGAGACCCCCAGTTGATCGCAGATCCGTCCGACGATGAAGGCCACCATGTCATCCAGGCCCTTCGGCCGGTGATACCAGGCCGGAGCGGCCGGCAGGACGACGGCCCCAGCGCGGGTGACCTGGGTCATGTTCTCCAGATGGATGAGGTTCAAGGGCGTCTCGCGAGGCACGAGGATCAGCTTGCGGCGTTCCTTGAGATGGACGTCGGCCGCCCGCGTGATCAGGTTCGTGGTGATCCCG
It encodes:
- the mqnE gene encoding aminofutalosine synthase MqnE, whose product is MAVDANLRTIRDKVEAGERLSFEDGLTLEASRDVLEIGSLANLVRERKNGNLAFYNVNTHINPTNVCVYTCDFCAFRADLDEPKAYVMYRDQITERARQASERGATEIHIVGGLHHKLKLDYYMDVIRWIKEVDSEIHVKAYTAVEIEFFAKITRVSTEEVLKRLVDAGLNSLPGGGAEIFHPEVREKVCGAKATTEQWLDVHRTAHRLGLHSNATMLYGHIDKPVHRIDHLVRLRELQDETGGFQTFIPLAFHPDNSEMSEIPRPSGMMDLKTMAISRLMLDNFPHIKAYWIMLGIKTAQVALSFGADDLDGTVVHEKIYHEAGADTPQEMTTAEIRRIIQEAGRDPIERDTLYREIRRENNRWTAGAKIKTPALAVLNN
- a CDS encoding UbiA-like polyprenyltransferase; this encodes MSIGLRRVRDYFELVRFSHTLFALPFAIMGAVLAAWGPNGLEGSPRAWLGILLCMATARSAAMAFNRLVDRDVDAKNPRTAGRHIPRGALTPSAVALFTLVCSAAFVASTLLFLPNPWPLRLSVPVLLWLLAYSYTKQFTSLAHFWLGVSLSLAPIAAWIALRADIAWPPVWLGLAVFWWVSGFDVIYSCQDADYDRSVGLRSVPARLGVAGALRLAALCHALMVVALVGLGVSYPLGAIYYIGVVAAALLLIYEHSLVRPDDLDRVNVAFFHVNVIISVGLLAVTMLDLFV
- a CDS encoding SDR family NAD(P)-dependent oxidoreductase, which codes for MDGSSPGDTSQRVVLVTGASAGLGAAIVREIARRGRASSFVLVARRKDRLDELADEVRQTERAPEVLTIAVDLADPDGCRRVADEALARFGGIDVLMNNAGLGLPTLFADAPVQDLDRQIAVNFRAPIILTRFLAGSLRERRGMVVNIGSAITCVANSALGVYGATKAGLAYWNDAIRRELSNEGLTVCLVEPGPIRTEFTEAFQKLATDGARAHPVVETPSEWMTADVQEVARRVVDLLDRPKRRLSVLRRMVWPFRAVGALVWAFPALGDWFVTRVFQVDQASGRGRKAE